The sequence CCTTAAGCTTTTGCTTTTTCTAATGTATAAACTGTTATACAAACATCGGGACACATTTGATAACAAAATCCACAACCTATACATTTTTCTGGATTTAAAACAGCTGAAGGATGATACCCTTTAGCGTTAAATCCTTCTGAAAAACCCAATGTTCCTGTTGGACATGCATCTATACAAAGACCACATCCCTTACATCTTTCTTGATCAATTTCAACCTTGTTTTTATATTCCATCGTATCCCTCCTTTTTACA comes from Marinitoga sp. 38H-ov and encodes:
- a CDS encoding ferredoxin family protein, translating into MEYKNKVEIDQERCKGCGLCIDACPTGTLGFSEGFNAKGYHPSAVLNPEKCIGCGFCYQMCPDVCITVYTLEKAKA